One region of Coraliomargarita parva genomic DNA includes:
- a CDS encoding class I SAM-dependent methyltransferase — translation MERETVLAYFDSDVVVDHYALAAARVGLWESEEKIFTRLFQQADSILELGCGAGRIAFGLHELGYRNILATDYSRQMVKQARHMAEVLEYAIPMQVADATRLPFEDNLFDGAIFGFNGLMQIPKAENREKALREIFRVIRPGAWFVFTSHDRENPKHRKFWEQEKLRWRRSKQKEALDDFGDRYEPTDMGELYIHVPTIREMEKVLKGVGFRIEANAMRSAVANESPRVREFSDDCRFWVVQKPEV, via the coding sequence ATGGAGAGAGAAACCGTATTAGCATACTTTGATTCGGACGTGGTGGTGGATCACTACGCGCTGGCGGCTGCGCGTGTAGGTCTCTGGGAGTCGGAAGAAAAGATCTTTACCCGCTTGTTTCAGCAGGCGGATTCTATCCTGGAGCTCGGTTGCGGGGCCGGACGGATTGCATTCGGCCTGCATGAACTGGGCTACCGGAACATACTGGCAACCGATTATTCGCGGCAGATGGTCAAGCAGGCCCGTCACATGGCTGAAGTGTTGGAGTATGCCATTCCCATGCAGGTGGCGGATGCCACGCGCTTGCCCTTTGAGGACAATCTTTTCGACGGTGCCATTTTCGGCTTCAACGGCCTGATGCAGATACCGAAGGCGGAGAACCGCGAGAAGGCGCTACGGGAGATTTTCCGTGTGATCCGTCCGGGAGCCTGGTTTGTCTTTACCTCGCATGACCGTGAAAACCCGAAGCACCGCAAATTCTGGGAGCAGGAAAAACTGCGCTGGCGGCGTTCGAAGCAGAAGGAGGCCTTGGATGACTTTGGGGACCGCTACGAGCCGACCGACATGGGGGAACTTTACATCCATGTGCCGACCATCCGGGAAATGGAAAAGGTCCTGAAAGGGGTGGGTTTCCGGATCGAGGCCAACGCAATGCGTTCGGCCGTAGCCAATGAAAGTCCCCGGGTTCGCGAGTTTTCGGACGATTGTCGCTTCTGGGTGGTGCAGAAGCCGGAGGTCTAA
- a CDS encoding sensor histidine kinase encodes MFRFWHSIQWRIFAYYTGLIALSLCVLVVAFYTFQKREHDRITELRLQQSMIGIIPFFFSPNDAYARPGSTVNSGANRVAIPQPRLRPQGMGPNLANLRPPDTTSKPYERRIAELVADEQYLFVARDQDDYIAKTDNFPDELLPIETLRGQIEANTPWTYITNGRQHYLVHHIGPHGIMVIGKSSKAVAAEVNRLLLRACLISLAILILTSTIGFWIIRRGLLPIRQISQTSERIAAGDFEDRIDTRNVRSELGQLADILNRTFARLASALQRQIQFTSDASHELRTPVAAILADCQYSLKRERSPERYRETIEICHESAQHMRELIEGLRELADFDEKAEVLVSDIIDLEDFLAGIRSLIAPLINEKEIVLSTDLQSVLVRIDPMRMKQAVINLLNNAARYTPEKGRIDLSCGITDNMAVIEIRDSGIGIQADKLPYIFDRFYRTDDARNTHTGGAGLGLAITQTIVKANEGRIQVESEVGKGTCFRIELPVVKDLV; translated from the coding sequence TTGTTCCGCTTCTGGCACAGTATCCAATGGCGTATCTTCGCCTATTACACAGGGCTCATCGCCCTATCCCTCTGTGTGCTTGTCGTGGCCTTCTATACCTTCCAAAAGCGTGAACACGACCGCATCACCGAACTGCGACTCCAGCAGAGCATGATCGGCATTATTCCCTTCTTCTTTTCGCCCAACGATGCTTACGCGCGGCCTGGAAGCACGGTGAATAGCGGGGCGAATCGAGTTGCCATCCCTCAGCCAAGGTTGCGTCCGCAGGGAATGGGCCCGAACTTGGCCAACCTGCGCCCGCCCGACACGACATCCAAGCCTTATGAAAGACGGATCGCCGAGTTGGTGGCCGACGAACAATACCTTTTTGTCGCGCGCGATCAGGACGACTACATCGCGAAAACCGACAACTTCCCCGACGAACTCCTGCCAATCGAGACTCTGCGTGGACAGATCGAAGCCAACACACCTTGGACCTACATCACCAACGGCCGACAGCACTATCTCGTGCATCACATCGGCCCACACGGCATCATGGTGATCGGCAAGTCCAGCAAGGCAGTCGCAGCCGAAGTCAACCGCCTGCTCCTCCGTGCCTGCCTCATCTCCCTGGCCATCCTCATCCTCACCTCGACCATCGGCTTCTGGATTATCCGTCGTGGCCTGCTGCCAATTCGTCAAATCAGCCAGACCTCCGAACGCATTGCAGCCGGAGATTTCGAGGACCGGATTGATACCCGCAACGTACGCTCTGAACTCGGTCAGTTGGCCGACATCCTCAACCGAACCTTTGCCCGTCTGGCCAGTGCGCTCCAACGGCAAATACAATTTACCTCCGATGCTTCCCATGAACTGCGCACTCCCGTCGCAGCCATACTCGCCGATTGCCAGTATTCGCTCAAACGGGAGCGCTCGCCCGAACGCTACCGTGAAACCATCGAAATCTGCCACGAATCGGCCCAGCACATGCGGGAACTGATCGAAGGCCTGCGCGAACTGGCCGACTTCGACGAAAAGGCGGAAGTACTGGTCAGCGACATCATCGACCTAGAAGACTTCCTAGCCGGCATCCGGTCGCTCATCGCACCACTGATCAATGAAAAGGAGATCGTACTGAGTACCGACCTCCAAAGTGTGCTGGTCCGAATCGACCCAATGCGGATGAAGCAGGCGGTCATCAACCTCCTGAACAACGCCGCCCGCTACACCCCCGAAAAAGGCCGAATCGATTTAAGCTGCGGGATCACCGATAATATGGCCGTTATCGAAATCCGCGACAGCGGCATCGGCATCCAGGCCGACAAACTGCCCTACATATTCGACCGCTTCTACCGGACGGACGATGCCCGCAACACCCACACCGGCGGCGCAGGCCTCGGTCTGGCCATCACCCAAACCATCGTCAAAGCCAACGAAGGACGGATCCAGGTTGAGAGCGAAGTCGGCAAGGGCACCTGCTTCCGGATCGAACTGCCGGTCGTCAAGGACCTCGTCTAG
- a CDS encoding response regulator transcription factor encodes MKILIIEDNDRLRKSLLDYIRDDGFAADAADDGEEGLYKALNWDYDLIVLDVMLPKLDGWELIQRLRQAGQDLPVIMLTARDQLKDRVKGLNCGADDYMVKPFEMDELTARIRAALRRSGGSPNPVLNVGPIQLNTATRTVFFKGALVMLTAREYALMEILMMKQNELVTREYLYEHLFDERDETMSNMLDVYIYKLRQKFGKDHLQTRRGMGYMLVA; translated from the coding sequence ATGAAAATCCTGATCATCGAAGATAACGACCGGCTCCGGAAATCCCTGCTCGACTATATCCGTGACGATGGCTTTGCCGCTGATGCCGCCGACGACGGGGAGGAAGGCCTCTACAAGGCACTCAACTGGGACTACGATCTCATCGTTCTTGATGTCATGTTGCCCAAACTGGACGGATGGGAATTGATCCAGCGTCTCCGGCAGGCGGGTCAGGATCTGCCGGTCATCATGCTCACCGCGCGCGACCAACTCAAAGACCGCGTGAAAGGCCTCAACTGCGGGGCGGACGACTACATGGTCAAACCGTTCGAGATGGACGAGCTCACTGCCCGCATCCGGGCCGCCCTGCGGCGCTCCGGCGGGAGCCCCAATCCGGTGCTCAATGTCGGGCCGATCCAGCTCAATACCGCTACCCGCACCGTTTTTTTTAAGGGCGCGCTCGTCATGCTCACCGCACGGGAGTACGCCCTGATGGAAATCCTCATGATGAAGCAGAACGAGTTGGTCACCCGCGAATACCTCTACGAGCACCTCTTTGACGAACGCGACGAGACCATGTCCAACATGCTCGACGTGTACATCTACAAACTTCGCCAGAAGTTCGGCAAAGACCACCTGCAAACCCGCCGCGGCATGGGCTACATGCTGGTTGCCTGA
- the rpsA gene encoding 30S ribosomal protein S1, with the protein MSQLMEELLKDSTVDKLEEGSIIKGTIIEIRPTEVIVDIGGKSEGIVPAHEFVDPSELQVGSEIEVFLEKLEDREGNPVISFDKAEQKKNWEKIVENCEEGSVVQGRVRSKVKGGLIVSIGVDSFMPASQIDIQPPKNLDQYVGQTYDFKVIKINTDRKNIVVSRRELIEEQRMDKRRKLLEEVKPGDKRRGQVKNITDYGAFVDLDGLDGLLHITDMSWGRIQHPSEMVKQGEEIEVMIIEIDRERERVSLGLKQLADNPWERIEEKYPIGSTVAGKVVNLVPYGAFIEIEEGVEGLVHVTELSWTKRISKPSEVLRIGDEIEAVVLGIQKEEQKISLGTRQLETNPWEMARHNYPVGARVRGQVRNLTTYGAFVELEEGIDGMVHVSDMSWTRKVNHPSEVVKKGDEVDAIVLDVDADAQRISLGMKQLSNDPWDEIETHFKIGDMVKGKVSKITSYGAFVELENDIDGLVHISQISEDRVEKIKDVLNQGDEVTARVIKIDKDERRIGLSIKAANYSEAELAKERQAFENITGDEDLTNLGDLLDEATK; encoded by the coding sequence ATGAGCCAGTTAATGGAAGAGCTGTTGAAAGACAGCACCGTAGATAAGCTCGAAGAAGGGTCCATCATCAAGGGCACCATCATCGAGATTCGCCCCACCGAAGTGATCGTAGATATCGGTGGTAAATCCGAAGGGATCGTTCCTGCCCACGAATTCGTGGATCCCAGTGAGTTGCAGGTCGGTTCCGAAATCGAAGTCTTTCTCGAAAAGCTCGAAGACAGGGAAGGTAACCCGGTTATCTCCTTCGACAAGGCCGAGCAAAAGAAGAATTGGGAAAAGATCGTCGAAAACTGCGAAGAAGGTTCTGTGGTACAGGGCCGCGTTCGTTCCAAGGTTAAGGGTGGCCTGATCGTAAGCATTGGTGTGGACTCCTTCATGCCGGCTTCGCAAATCGACATCCAACCGCCGAAGAACCTGGACCAGTACGTGGGCCAGACCTACGACTTCAAGGTGATCAAGATCAATACCGATCGCAAGAACATCGTCGTTTCCCGCCGCGAGTTGATCGAAGAGCAGCGCATGGACAAGCGCCGCAAGCTGCTTGAAGAAGTCAAGCCGGGTGACAAGCGCCGTGGCCAGGTCAAGAACATCACCGATTACGGTGCTTTCGTGGACCTCGACGGTCTCGACGGCCTGCTGCACATCACCGACATGTCTTGGGGCCGTATCCAGCACCCGAGCGAGATGGTGAAGCAAGGCGAGGAAATCGAGGTCATGATCATCGAGATCGACCGCGAGCGCGAGCGTGTTTCCCTTGGCCTGAAGCAACTGGCCGACAATCCGTGGGAACGCATCGAGGAGAAGTACCCGATCGGCAGCACGGTTGCCGGCAAGGTGGTCAACCTCGTGCCTTACGGTGCCTTCATCGAAATCGAAGAAGGTGTGGAAGGTCTTGTGCACGTCACCGAGCTGTCCTGGACCAAGCGTATCTCCAAGCCGAGCGAAGTGCTTCGTATTGGCGACGAGATCGAAGCCGTGGTTCTGGGTATCCAGAAGGAAGAACAAAAGATCTCCCTCGGTACCCGCCAACTCGAAACCAATCCTTGGGAAATGGCCCGCCACAACTACCCGGTTGGGGCACGCGTCCGCGGCCAAGTCCGCAACCTCACCACTTACGGTGCTTTCGTCGAGCTCGAAGAAGGTATCGACGGTATGGTGCACGTTTCCGACATGTCTTGGACCCGCAAGGTCAACCATCCGAGCGAAGTGGTCAAGAAGGGCGACGAAGTCGACGCCATCGTTCTGGATGTCGATGCCGATGCACAGCGCATCTCGCTCGGCATGAAGCAACTGTCGAACGATCCGTGGGACGAAATCGAAACCCACTTCAAGATCGGCGACATGGTCAAGGGCAAGGTCTCCAAAATCACCAGCTACGGCGCTTTCGTCGAACTGGAGAACGATATCGACGGCCTGGTCCACATCTCGCAAATCAGCGAAGACCGTGTGGAGAAGATCAAGGACGTGCTCAACCAAGGCGACGAGGTCACCGCTCGTGTGATCAAGATCGACAAGGACGAGCGCCGCATTGGCCTCTCTATCAAGGCTGCCAACTACAGCGAGGCCGAACTCGCCAAGGAACGCCAAGCCTTCGAGAACATCACCGGCGACGAAGATCTTACCAACCTGGGCGACCTCCTCGACGAGGCCACCAAGTAA
- a CDS encoding uracil-DNA glycosylase, with product MEALEAVHEALKHMQRDGVSHVFVDDTTLASLKPAAISVPEAPSTPEAATGAAADLGELPPPGKSAEAAPKKKASPFKPIPETPAQVELPDGDATTRMQALESLVMNCPVCKEHLSKQGKIVFGVGKVDADIFFCGEAPGADEEIEGEPFVGKAGQLLTKIIQAMGLQREEVYIANILKWRPEHDKPYGNRPPTIEEMNFCLPYLRAQIDIVQPKVIVALGNTAVSGLLGPDPNRRMGNIRGTWHDFNDIPMMITFHPSYLLRNNTLKTKRQVWEDLLQVMEKTGLPISDKQRGFFLPKS from the coding sequence ATGGAAGCATTGGAAGCCGTGCACGAAGCCCTCAAACACATGCAGCGCGATGGCGTCAGTCATGTGTTTGTCGATGATACGACACTGGCATCCTTGAAACCTGCGGCCATCAGTGTGCCGGAAGCACCCTCGACACCGGAAGCAGCAACCGGAGCGGCGGCAGACCTCGGAGAGCTCCCGCCGCCGGGCAAATCCGCCGAAGCGGCCCCCAAAAAGAAAGCCTCCCCGTTCAAGCCGATTCCGGAAACACCGGCACAGGTCGAACTCCCGGACGGAGATGCCACCACCCGCATGCAGGCATTGGAATCCCTGGTTATGAATTGCCCGGTCTGCAAGGAGCACCTCAGCAAGCAGGGCAAGATTGTTTTCGGCGTCGGCAAGGTCGATGCCGACATCTTCTTCTGTGGCGAAGCCCCCGGAGCGGACGAGGAAATCGAGGGAGAACCTTTTGTCGGCAAAGCCGGTCAGCTACTGACCAAGATTATTCAGGCCATGGGACTGCAGCGCGAGGAGGTCTATATCGCAAATATCCTGAAATGGCGTCCGGAACACGACAAACCCTACGGCAACCGCCCGCCCACAATCGAGGAAATGAATTTTTGCCTGCCCTACCTGCGGGCACAAATCGATATCGTCCAACCCAAGGTCATTGTCGCACTGGGCAACACCGCTGTCTCCGGCCTCTTGGGTCCGGATCCCAACCGGCGCATGGGCAACATCCGGGGGACTTGGCACGACTTCAACGACATCCCCATGATGATCACCTTTCACCCCTCCTACCTGCTGCGCAACAACACCTTGAAGACCAAGCGCCAGGTCTGGGAAGACTTGCTGCAGGTAATGGAAAAAACCGGCCTGCCCATTTCCGACAAACAGCGCGGCTTTTTCCTGCCAAAGAGCTGA
- a CDS encoding serine/threonine protein kinase codes for MDISGMGFTDELSSLQPGMNIGNLHIVSFIGKGAIGEVYLAQHDILGKQFALKVIPKGFSAEEAAEAFKQAARIQTKLDHPHILRIDDLGEEDMFYWLRMEYIEGEVTADKTKVRTLGDLMRHNKGALTEEEVCYYVYYLLLGLDHAHSQKVIHSDLKPSNVMLAEEGVKISELGVTDLIGHAWDDFHLLRHDIRLEPTPFDPLPGFSRALPALLSAFEYYSPEQRVGKSPDVASNLYTVGLMTYRMLTGRHCLSMDPPTRTVNGINPRWDAWMTQALAYDPEDRFQSAAEMLEAMPGLQSSEAADTSDTETQAAG; via the coding sequence ATGGATATTTCTGGAATGGGATTCACCGATGAACTTAGCTCGCTGCAACCGGGCATGAACATCGGCAACTTGCACATCGTCAGCTTCATCGGAAAAGGTGCGATCGGCGAAGTGTACCTTGCGCAACACGATATTCTCGGCAAGCAATTCGCCCTGAAGGTCATACCTAAGGGATTTTCGGCCGAGGAAGCCGCGGAAGCGTTCAAGCAAGCCGCGCGGATCCAAACCAAACTGGACCACCCTCACATCCTTCGTATCGACGATCTTGGTGAGGAGGATATGTTCTATTGGCTACGCATGGAATACATCGAAGGGGAAGTGACCGCGGACAAGACCAAGGTCCGTACTCTGGGAGACCTGATGCGCCATAACAAGGGGGCGCTGACCGAGGAGGAAGTCTGTTACTATGTGTACTACCTGCTGCTCGGTCTGGACCATGCCCACTCGCAGAAGGTCATACATTCCGACCTAAAGCCCTCGAATGTTATGTTGGCTGAAGAAGGTGTGAAGATTTCCGAGCTCGGAGTGACCGATCTGATCGGCCATGCCTGGGATGATTTCCATCTCCTGCGCCATGACATCCGCCTGGAGCCGACTCCCTTTGATCCCTTGCCGGGATTCAGCCGTGCACTGCCGGCTCTGTTGAGTGCCTTTGAGTACTACAGCCCGGAACAGCGTGTGGGCAAGTCCCCGGATGTTGCGAGCAACCTGTATACAGTGGGGCTGATGACCTACCGCATGCTGACGGGGCGTCACTGCCTCTCGATGGATCCTCCCACCCGTACGGTTAATGGGATCAACCCGCGCTGGGATGCCTGGATGACCCAGGCCCTCGCTTATGATCCGGAAGACCGTTTCCAATCTGCAGCTGAAATGCTCGAAGCCATGCCCGGTCTCCAGTCGTCCGAAGCCGCCGACACTTCCGATACTGAGACGCAAGCAGCCGGCTAA
- a CDS encoding ParA family protein yields MPRKLAFINYKGGVGKTSLIVNVAACLAKKGKRVLLIDLDTQSNSSIWLMRIERWNRINMEKRGSIYSIFDPGEDRMKDIRVRDVLQDNQGKPLLPGLDLLPTTFNLIDIENEYKINPQRPHYLIFNEQIREIEDDYDFILYDCPPNVLNAAQCGIFSADELYVPSNPDALSLIGFTLMIEKLLLFYRRSAGFRTQEMGNFARVAGVVFNSIKANVDIGVPKMRMQLRLNQFKKQRLVSNEAKIFNTCIRDATIVRRAVTLGLPVCLVESKDVADGVGKDYDDLADEIIAHNVNAAMPGGSNVSVASAS; encoded by the coding sequence ATGCCACGTAAGTTAGCCTTTATTAATTACAAGGGAGGGGTCGGGAAGACCTCATTGATCGTAAATGTTGCCGCCTGTCTAGCGAAGAAGGGCAAGCGAGTCCTCCTGATCGATTTGGACACCCAGTCCAACTCAAGCATCTGGTTGATGCGCATTGAGCGCTGGAACCGAATCAACATGGAAAAGCGTGGTTCCATCTACTCGATTTTTGATCCGGGTGAAGACCGCATGAAGGATATCCGCGTGCGTGACGTGTTGCAGGACAACCAAGGCAAGCCTTTGCTGCCCGGGTTGGACCTCCTTCCGACGACTTTCAACCTGATCGACATCGAGAACGAGTATAAGATCAATCCGCAGCGCCCTCACTACCTGATCTTCAACGAGCAGATCCGTGAGATCGAGGATGACTACGATTTCATCCTCTACGATTGCCCGCCGAATGTGCTCAATGCAGCGCAGTGCGGTATCTTCAGTGCGGATGAGCTCTACGTTCCGTCCAATCCGGATGCACTTTCCCTGATCGGCTTCACCCTGATGATTGAGAAGCTTCTTCTCTTTTATCGTCGTTCCGCCGGTTTCCGCACTCAGGAAATGGGGAACTTTGCCCGTGTGGCAGGGGTGGTCTTCAATTCCATCAAGGCCAACGTCGATATCGGAGTGCCGAAGATGCGTATGCAACTTCGTTTGAATCAGTTCAAGAAGCAGCGCCTGGTTTCCAACGAAGCCAAGATTTTTAATACCTGTATCCGTGACGCAACAATTGTTCGCCGTGCGGTAACATTGGGGCTTCCGGTTTGCCTTGTTGAGAGCAAGGATGTGGCCGATGGAGTCGGAAAGGACTACGACGACTTGGCAGATGAAATCATTGCGCACAACGTAAATGCAGCCATGCCCGGCGGCAGTAATGTCTCCGTGGCAAGTGCTTCCTAA
- the hflX gene encoding GTPase HflX has protein sequence MHDVKEKPKMVERAMLIGITLPQDSEETTRSLLDELRELVTTLGIGIGHERMVSVRKPQAKFLVGPGKAAELVEEARQHDCDVIVFDNELSPAQQRNWEQLAEGKLLVIDRQEVILDIFGDRAQTREAVLQVELARLEYNLPRLRRAWSHLDRQRGGGAMQRDAGETQLELDQRMVRTKIARVKRELESVIQHRQVQRKKRMTVPVPTCAIVGYTNAGKSSLLNKLTQSEILAEDKLFATLDPTSRRCPLPSGQPLVITDTVGFVRNLPHRLVDAFKATLEEAVVSNFLIHVLDANSPEVKAHAETTRKVLAELGADEKQTIIVFNKIDLLWDRDATMQELRLSFPESVFISAHTGEGIDTLLQRMESIISAEFEQVRLLIPHQRYDLVARLHREGGVHKEEVRDEGIYLVASIPERMRTQLEAFVMASTEG, from the coding sequence GTGCACGATGTAAAAGAAAAGCCGAAGATGGTGGAACGCGCCATGCTGATCGGCATCACCCTCCCACAAGACAGCGAGGAGACGACCCGCAGCCTGCTCGATGAGCTACGCGAGCTCGTAACCACCCTGGGCATCGGGATCGGACATGAACGCATGGTCTCGGTCCGGAAACCGCAGGCCAAATTCCTGGTCGGCCCCGGCAAGGCCGCCGAACTGGTCGAGGAAGCCCGACAGCATGACTGCGATGTCATCGTCTTCGACAACGAGTTGAGCCCCGCCCAGCAACGCAACTGGGAACAGCTCGCCGAGGGCAAGCTACTCGTAATTGACCGTCAGGAGGTGATTCTCGACATTTTCGGCGACCGGGCACAGACCCGTGAAGCCGTGCTTCAGGTCGAGTTGGCGCGTCTCGAGTACAACCTTCCCCGCCTGCGCCGGGCCTGGTCCCACCTCGACCGGCAACGCGGTGGCGGTGCCATGCAGCGTGATGCCGGGGAAACCCAGCTCGAACTGGACCAACGCATGGTTCGCACCAAGATCGCACGGGTTAAACGGGAACTCGAGAGCGTGATCCAGCACCGGCAGGTACAGCGTAAAAAGCGCATGACGGTGCCGGTCCCGACCTGCGCCATCGTCGGCTACACCAATGCGGGCAAATCCTCGCTACTCAATAAACTGACACAGTCGGAGATCCTGGCCGAAGACAAACTCTTTGCCACGCTCGACCCGACTTCCCGACGCTGTCCGCTCCCCAGCGGCCAACCCCTCGTCATCACGGACACCGTGGGCTTCGTGCGCAATCTACCACACCGTCTGGTCGACGCCTTCAAGGCCACACTCGAAGAGGCCGTCGTTTCCAATTTCCTGATCCACGTGTTGGATGCGAACAGCCCCGAAGTCAAAGCACATGCAGAGACCACACGCAAGGTGCTGGCTGAACTCGGGGCCGACGAAAAGCAGACGATTATCGTCTTCAATAAGATCGACCTCCTTTGGGACCGCGACGCCACCATGCAGGAGCTCCGTCTCTCCTTTCCCGAGAGCGTCTTTATCAGCGCACATACAGGCGAAGGGATCGATACCCTGCTCCAGCGCATGGAATCCATTATCAGTGCCGAATTCGAGCAAGTCAGGCTCTTGATCCCACATCAGCGCTACGATCTAGTGGCCCGCTTGCACCGCGAAGGCGGCGTCCATAAGGAAGAAGTGCGGGATGAAGGCATCTATCTGGTGGCATCCATCCCCGAACGAATGCGCACACAACTGGAGGCCTTTGTCATGGCCTCGACCGAAGGCTAA
- a CDS encoding UDP-N-acetylglucosamine diphosphorylase, protein MLLARDLFDFPESLPFQEYFSPDVPPWEWVSRIKQALAAYDFSAYNPAALGGLEIHGHVYIDHSVALPSFGSITGPAYIGPGCELRPGVYIRGNVIAGANCVLGNSCEFKNCLLLDGVQVPHFSYVGDSILGNGAHLGAGVICSNLRLDQSEVPVQLPDGSRTSSGLRKLGAILGDRAEVGCNAVLNPGSILGRRALVMPAMAFRGTLPDNRVAYVRERIDNAPRMD, encoded by the coding sequence ATGCTTCTCGCCCGCGATCTCTTCGACTTTCCGGAAAGCCTGCCGTTTCAGGAGTATTTCAGTCCGGATGTGCCCCCCTGGGAGTGGGTGTCCCGGATCAAGCAGGCTCTGGCCGCCTACGACTTTTCCGCGTACAATCCGGCGGCTCTCGGCGGATTGGAAATTCACGGGCATGTCTATATCGATCACAGTGTGGCGCTGCCATCCTTTGGCTCCATCACCGGGCCCGCTTATATCGGTCCTGGTTGTGAATTGCGCCCGGGGGTGTATATTCGCGGGAATGTAATTGCGGGGGCGAATTGTGTGCTGGGTAACTCCTGTGAATTCAAGAACTGTCTCCTATTGGACGGGGTGCAAGTACCTCATTTCAGTTATGTGGGGGACAGTATTCTCGGCAATGGCGCCCATCTCGGAGCCGGGGTCATCTGTTCGAACCTGCGTCTGGACCAGAGCGAGGTTCCGGTACAGTTGCCGGATGGTTCCCGTACCAGTTCTGGCCTGCGGAAGCTGGGGGCGATCCTTGGGGACCGCGCAGAGGTCGGCTGTAATGCTGTCTTGAACCCCGGTTCCATCCTCGGACGTCGGGCTCTGGTCATGCCGGCCATGGCCTTTCGTGGCACACTGCCGGACAATCGGGTCGCTTATGTCCGCGAGCGTATCGACAACGCGCCCCGGATGGACTAA